The proteins below are encoded in one region of Amycolatopsis magusensis:
- a CDS encoding NAD(P)-dependent alcohol dehydrogenase, translating to MKKIPRTMKVSVLRGVGEVAVEERPVPEPGPREVLIRVTAVGACGSDVHYYEHGRIGDFVVREPLVLGHEPAGVVVGRGSEARAHEIGQRVALEPGVPCSTCEQCTIGQYNLCPEMRFFGTPPVDGAFAEYVVLREDFAYAVPDELSDEAAGLLEPLSVGVWSCRKASVGPGARVLITGAGPIGLVATQTARAFGATEIVVTDINPTRLALAAELGATSTIDVSEEDLADSAFEPDVLLECSGAPRAISAAIRKVGRAGRVVLIGMGGDEIPLPLAHVQANELEVTGTFRYANTWPTAIALAAGGDVDLDRLVTHRFGLAEVERALTIAKTDPGVIKPVVLPQVARA from the coding sequence ATGAAGAAGATCCCCCGGACCATGAAGGTCTCCGTGCTGCGCGGCGTGGGGGAGGTGGCGGTCGAGGAGCGGCCCGTGCCCGAACCGGGGCCGCGCGAGGTGCTCATCCGGGTCACGGCCGTCGGCGCCTGCGGATCGGACGTGCACTACTACGAACATGGCCGCATCGGTGACTTCGTGGTGCGCGAACCGCTGGTCCTCGGCCACGAACCAGCCGGAGTGGTGGTCGGCAGGGGGTCGGAAGCGCGGGCGCACGAGATCGGGCAGCGGGTCGCGCTCGAACCCGGCGTGCCGTGTTCGACCTGTGAGCAGTGCACGATCGGCCAGTACAACTTGTGCCCGGAAATGCGTTTCTTCGGCACCCCGCCGGTCGACGGAGCCTTCGCCGAGTACGTCGTGCTGCGCGAGGACTTCGCCTACGCCGTCCCGGACGAGCTGTCGGACGAGGCCGCGGGACTGCTCGAGCCGCTGTCGGTCGGCGTCTGGTCGTGCCGCAAGGCGTCGGTCGGGCCGGGGGCGCGTGTGCTGATCACCGGCGCCGGGCCCATCGGACTGGTCGCCACGCAGACCGCACGGGCCTTCGGCGCCACGGAGATCGTGGTCACCGACATCAACCCCACCCGGCTCGCGCTCGCGGCGGAACTCGGCGCCACGTCGACCATCGATGTGTCCGAAGAGGACTTGGCGGACTCCGCCTTCGAACCGGACGTGCTGCTGGAGTGCTCCGGCGCGCCCCGGGCGATCAGCGCGGCGATCCGCAAGGTGGGCCGGGCCGGGCGCGTGGTGCTGATCGGCATGGGCGGCGACGAGATCCCGCTGCCGCTGGCGCACGTGCAGGCCAACGAACTGGAGGTCACCGGCACCTTCCGGTACGCCAACACCTGGCCGACCGCCATCGCGCTGGCCGCCGGTGGGGACGTCGACCTCGACCGGCTGGTCACCCACCGGTTCGGCCTGGCGGAAGTCGAGCGGGCACTCACCATCGCGAAGACCGATCCCGGCGTGATCAAGCCCGTGGTGCTGCCGCAGGTGGCGCGTGCCTAA
- a CDS encoding DeoR/GlpR family DNA-binding transcription regulator, which translates to MPKTRPSDAVVEQRRQDVLRRVIELGEVRIDDLTECFGVSLMTMHRDLDDLADRRLLRKLRGKVEAYPALTMETATRFREGLNPELKERLAEVAINEVRPGQTVFVDDSTTLFPLMRRMAAISPLVVITNSISAIGIFGPAEGIELIVIGGRYNAEFESCIGPDALAALDRMRADLSFVSVTAVAGGRLYHPVQDYGELKRAALGMANRNVVVADHSKFGKTATYVHGDVSAYDLVITDEGTPADEVEAMRELGVAVELVPVAGEDRGRRQR; encoded by the coding sequence GTGCCTAAGACCCGCCCTTCGGACGCGGTGGTCGAGCAGCGGCGGCAGGACGTGCTGCGCCGCGTGATCGAACTCGGCGAGGTGCGCATCGACGACCTGACCGAGTGCTTCGGCGTGAGCCTGATGACCATGCACCGGGATCTCGACGACCTCGCCGACCGCCGCCTGCTGCGCAAACTGCGTGGCAAGGTCGAGGCGTATCCGGCACTGACCATGGAAACCGCGACCCGCTTCCGCGAAGGGCTCAACCCCGAGCTGAAGGAGCGGCTGGCCGAGGTGGCGATCAACGAGGTCCGTCCCGGTCAGACGGTGTTCGTCGACGACTCGACCACGTTGTTCCCGCTGATGCGCCGGATGGCGGCCATCTCACCGCTCGTGGTGATCACGAACTCGATCAGCGCGATCGGCATTTTCGGGCCCGCCGAAGGGATCGAGCTGATCGTGATCGGCGGCCGGTACAACGCCGAGTTCGAGTCGTGCATCGGGCCGGATGCCCTCGCCGCGCTCGACCGCATGCGCGCCGACCTCAGCTTCGTCTCGGTGACCGCGGTGGCGGGCGGACGGCTGTACCACCCCGTGCAGGACTACGGGGAGCTGAAGCGGGCCGCGCTCGGCATGGCCAACCGGAACGTGGTGGTCGCGGACCACTCGAAGTTCGGGAAGACCGCGACGTACGTCCACGGGGACGTTTCCGCCTACGACCTGGTGATCACCGACGAAGGCACGCCGGCCGACGAGGTCGAGGCGATGCGGGAACTGGGCGTGGCGGTCGAACTGGTGCCCGTCGCCGGTGAGGACCGAGGCAGGCGACAGCGATGA
- the xylB gene encoding xylulokinase, giving the protein MHTPTLVAGVDSSTQSAKVVVCDAETGAVVREGRAAHPDGTEVDPKHWWTAFTEAANGLLDGVAAIGVGGQQHGMVALDEAGEVVRPALLWNDTRSGPQAQDLIAELGGPQAWAKAVGSVPVASYTVTKLRWFAEHEPELAARVARVVLPHDWLTWRILGRPDRITTDRGDASGTGYFSPTTGEYRADLLKRAFGHTPELPDLLLPAEASGRTEDGVLVSAGTGDNMAAALALELGPGDVVVSLGTSGTVFAVSETPSADATGTVSGFADATGRFLPLACTLNAARVLTATADLLGVDLAGLDRLALSAPAGAGGLTLLPYLDGERTPNLPDANGTLLGLTRSNMKPEYLARAAVEGMLCGLAAGLEAIAGHGVEPRRVLLIGGAAQSASVRAAAPVIFGLPVELPAPAEYVALGAARQAAWALAGTTAPPNWRGSDVLRLGGPDTDAGQEIRQRHQAARELVHARALGRES; this is encoded by the coding sequence ATGCACACGCCCACTCTGGTCGCCGGGGTCGATTCGTCCACCCAGTCGGCGAAGGTGGTGGTCTGCGACGCCGAGACCGGCGCGGTGGTCCGGGAAGGGCGCGCGGCGCACCCGGACGGCACCGAGGTGGACCCCAAGCACTGGTGGACGGCATTCACCGAGGCCGCGAACGGCCTGCTCGACGGCGTTGCGGCGATCGGCGTCGGCGGGCAGCAGCACGGCATGGTGGCGCTGGACGAAGCGGGCGAGGTCGTGCGGCCCGCGCTGCTGTGGAACGACACGCGGTCGGGCCCGCAGGCGCAGGACCTGATCGCCGAACTCGGCGGGCCGCAGGCGTGGGCGAAGGCGGTCGGCTCGGTGCCGGTCGCCAGTTACACCGTGACCAAGCTGCGCTGGTTCGCCGAGCACGAGCCGGAACTGGCCGCGCGGGTGGCGCGCGTGGTGCTGCCGCACGACTGGCTCACGTGGCGCATCCTCGGCCGCCCGGACCGGATCACGACCGATCGCGGGGACGCCTCCGGCACCGGCTACTTCTCGCCGACCACCGGCGAGTACCGCGCTGACCTGCTCAAACGCGCCTTCGGCCACACCCCCGAACTACCGGATCTGCTTTTGCCCGCAGAAGCTTCCGGGCGGACGGAGGACGGGGTTCTGGTGTCTGCGGGCACCGGCGACAACATGGCGGCGGCCCTCGCGCTCGAGCTCGGCCCCGGTGACGTGGTCGTCTCGCTCGGCACCAGCGGCACGGTGTTCGCGGTCTCCGAGACCCCCTCCGCCGACGCCACCGGCACGGTCTCCGGGTTCGCCGACGCCACCGGCCGCTTCCTCCCGCTGGCCTGCACGCTCAACGCGGCCAGGGTGCTCACCGCGACCGCCGACCTGCTCGGCGTCGACCTCGCCGGGCTGGACCGGCTCGCGCTCTCGGCCCCGGCGGGCGCCGGTGGCCTGACCCTCCTGCCCTACCTCGACGGCGAGCGCACCCCCAACCTGCCGGATGCCAACGGCACCTTGCTCGGCCTGACCAGGTCGAACATGAAGCCGGAGTACTTGGCGCGAGCCGCCGTGGAAGGCATGCTGTGCGGACTGGCCGCCGGTCTCGAGGCGATCGCCGGGCACGGGGTCGAGCCGCGCCGGGTGCTCCTGATCGGCGGTGCCGCGCAGTCGGCCAGCGTGCGGGCCGCCGCGCCGGTGATCTTCGGCCTGCCGGTCGAGCTGCCGGCCCCGGCCGAGTACGTGGCGCTCGGTGCCGCCCGCCAGGCGGCCTGGGCACTGGCCGGGACCACCGCGCCGCCGAACTGGCGCGGATCGGATGTGCTGCGACTCGGTGGGCCGGACACCGACGCGGGCCAGGAAATCCGGCAGCGGCACCAGGCCGCGCGCGAACTCGTGCACGCGCGAGCGTTAGGAAGGGAAAGCTGA
- a CDS encoding ABC transporter ATP-binding protein codes for MATITYDKASRHYSGAERPAVDALDLEIADGEFLVLVGPSGCGKSTSLRMLAGLEDIDDGSVWIGDRDVTQLPPRSRDIAMVFQNYALYPHMTVGQNMGFALKIAGKPASEIKERVRDAAKLLDIEDYLDRKPKALSGGQRQRVAMGRAIVREPQVFLMDEPLSNLDAKLRVSTRTQIAALQRRLGVTTVYVTHDQVEAMTMGDRVAVLSDGLLQQCDTPRALYERPANAFVAGFIGSPAMNLVNASLTEDGANVGGARVALPRDIIAKAGSDGVTVGFRPESLEVAQAGDTTIPVKVDLVEELGSDAYCYGKLAGDDPEAGTTVVARVDPRTPPSMGDTLHFRVRPDELHVFSATTGARLE; via the coding sequence ATGGCGACGATTACCTACGACAAGGCGTCCAGGCACTACTCCGGGGCGGAGCGGCCCGCGGTGGACGCGCTCGACCTGGAGATCGCCGACGGCGAATTCCTGGTGCTGGTCGGCCCGTCGGGCTGCGGCAAGTCGACCAGCCTGCGCATGCTCGCCGGGCTCGAGGACATCGACGACGGCTCGGTGTGGATCGGTGACCGCGACGTCACCCAGCTGCCGCCGCGGTCGCGGGACATCGCCATGGTGTTCCAGAACTACGCGCTGTACCCGCACATGACCGTCGGCCAGAACATGGGTTTCGCGCTCAAGATCGCGGGCAAGCCCGCCTCGGAGATCAAGGAGCGCGTGCGCGACGCGGCCAAGCTGCTCGACATCGAGGACTACCTCGACCGCAAGCCCAAGGCGCTTTCCGGTGGTCAGCGCCAGCGCGTGGCGATGGGCCGCGCGATCGTGCGCGAACCGCAGGTCTTCCTGATGGACGAGCCGCTGTCGAACCTCGACGCCAAGCTCCGCGTGTCCACCCGCACGCAGATCGCCGCGCTGCAGCGACGCCTCGGCGTCACCACCGTCTACGTCACGCACGACCAGGTCGAGGCCATGACCATGGGTGACCGCGTGGCCGTGCTGTCCGACGGTCTGCTCCAGCAGTGCGACACCCCGCGTGCGCTGTACGAGCGGCCCGCGAACGCTTTCGTGGCCGGGTTCATCGGCTCACCGGCGATGAACCTCGTCAACGCTTCGCTCACCGAGGACGGCGCGAACGTCGGCGGGGCGAGGGTGGCGCTGCCGCGCGACATCATCGCCAAGGCGGGCAGCGACGGCGTCACGGTCGGCTTCCGGCCGGAGTCGCTCGAGGTCGCGCAGGCCGGGGACACCACCATCCCGGTCAAGGTGGACCTCGTCGAGGAGCTTGGCTCGGACGCCTATTGCTACGGCAAGCTGGCCGGCGACGACCCGGAGGCGGGCACCACGGTGGTCGCGCGGGTGGACCCGCGCACGCCGCCGTCCATGGGTGACACGCTGCACTTCCGCGTCCGGCCGGACGAGCTGCACGTGTTCTCCGCCACCACCGGAGCCCGGTTGGAGTGA
- the alr gene encoding alanine racemase, with protein MSPDPFSRAEVRVDLDHLRHNLALLAGRAAASGAATMAVVKADAYGHGAVPVARAALEAGATWLGTCSLAEALTLRAAGIQASMLAWLDPADTDFTPAIEAGVDLGLSNAGELERAADAARRAGGRARVHLKIDTGLSRNGCPPHDWPALVKAAADDSAVEVVAIWSHLACADEPGHPSIDMQASRFEQAYEVTREAGLEPMRHLANSAATLTRPDLHFDLVRVGIAMYGLNPVPQPEDLRPVMTFRSSVVSTKRIAAGESVSYGLTWTADTDTTLALVPVGYADGVPRTLSGRLDVWLDGKRRPVVGRVCMDQIVVDCGDHQPEPGAEVVLFGTGEAGAPTAREWADKIGTIDYEIVTGMYRPRVVRSYAGQR; from the coding sequence ATGAGCCCAGACCCGTTCTCCCGCGCTGAAGTCCGCGTCGACCTGGACCACCTCCGCCACAACCTCGCGCTGCTCGCCGGGCGCGCGGCCGCCTCGGGCGCCGCGACCATGGCCGTGGTGAAGGCGGATGCCTACGGGCACGGCGCGGTGCCGGTCGCGCGCGCCGCATTGGAGGCGGGCGCGACCTGGCTCGGCACCTGCTCGCTCGCCGAGGCGTTGACCCTGCGTGCGGCGGGTATCCAGGCGTCGATGCTGGCTTGGCTCGATCCCGCGGACACCGACTTCACCCCCGCCATCGAGGCGGGGGTGGATCTCGGCCTGAGCAACGCCGGTGAGCTGGAGCGCGCGGCCGACGCGGCCCGGCGCGCCGGTGGCCGGGCGCGGGTGCACCTGAAGATCGACACCGGTTTGTCGCGCAACGGCTGCCCGCCGCACGACTGGCCCGCGCTGGTCAAGGCGGCGGCCGACGATTCCGCGGTCGAAGTCGTGGCCATCTGGTCGCACCTCGCTTGCGCGGACGAACCCGGCCACCCGTCGATCGACATGCAGGCCTCGCGATTCGAGCAAGCCTACGAGGTCACGCGGGAAGCGGGCCTGGAACCGATGCGGCACCTGGCGAATTCGGCCGCCACGCTGACCCGGCCCGATCTGCACTTCGACCTGGTGCGCGTCGGCATCGCGATGTACGGGCTGAACCCCGTGCCGCAGCCCGAAGATTTGCGCCCGGTGATGACCTTCCGCTCGTCCGTGGTCTCGACCAAACGCATCGCGGCGGGCGAGTCCGTCTCCTACGGGCTCACGTGGACCGCGGACACCGACACCACGCTGGCGCTGGTCCCGGTCGGTTACGCGGACGGAGTGCCGCGCACGTTGTCCGGCCGGCTGGACGTCTGGCTCGACGGAAAACGGCGGCCGGTGGTCGGCCGCGTGTGCATGGACCAGATCGTCGTCGACTGCGGTGACCACCAGCCGGAACCGGGTGCCGAGGTGGTGTTGTTCGGCACCGGCGAGGCCGGGGCGCCGACCGCCCGCGAATGGGCCGACAAGATCGGCACGATCGACTACGAGATCGTCACCGGGATGTACCGGCCGCGGGTCGTGCGCAGCTACGCGGGGCAGCGCTGA
- a CDS encoding alpha/beta fold hydrolase gives MAAPSRRLLAIAGGIGAVLTGSAAAAITVATQQRRHRVDPFGDEPLGELKPDRTSTVAADDGTPLAVAEIDPADGGRPALTLVGVHGFALSQLSWHFQRRDLASLTLPRVRQVYYDHRSHGLSGAATHETSTIEQLAEDLHAVIRAVAPEGPLVLMAHSMGGMVVMELAQRHPDLFEERIGGVALIATAAGEVGTRGIPRGLLSKYNPLTRGVSELAGWQPGLVEFVRAAGGQLTRQAVRRLAFGARDVSPRIVDFMLEMLEVTPVLGLVNFADTLGSHNRYAALAGLKHAHVLVVGADSDRVTPYSHAERIAAELPDAELVRVRGAGHMVQLEQPELVNSHLIDLLQRCAGVDGADSSRRLWRWLNR, from the coding sequence ATGGCGGCTCCGTCACGGAGACTGCTGGCGATCGCCGGTGGCATCGGCGCGGTACTGACCGGGTCGGCCGCCGCCGCGATCACCGTCGCCACGCAGCAGCGGCGCCACCGCGTGGACCCCTTCGGCGACGAGCCGCTCGGCGAGCTGAAGCCGGACCGCACGTCGACGGTGGCCGCGGACGACGGCACGCCGCTGGCGGTCGCGGAGATCGACCCGGCCGACGGCGGCCGCCCCGCGCTGACGCTCGTCGGCGTGCACGGCTTCGCGCTTTCCCAGCTCAGCTGGCACTTCCAGCGGCGGGACCTGGCTTCGCTGACGCTGCCGCGCGTGCGGCAGGTCTACTACGACCACCGCAGCCACGGGCTGTCCGGCGCGGCGACGCACGAGACCAGCACGATCGAGCAGTTGGCCGAGGACCTGCACGCGGTGATCCGCGCGGTCGCGCCGGAGGGCCCGCTGGTGCTGATGGCCCACTCGATGGGCGGCATGGTCGTGATGGAGCTGGCGCAGCGGCACCCGGACCTGTTCGAGGAACGGATCGGCGGCGTGGCGCTGATCGCGACCGCCGCCGGTGAGGTCGGCACGCGGGGCATCCCGCGGGGTTTGCTGTCGAAGTACAACCCGCTGACGCGCGGGGTCAGTGAACTGGCGGGCTGGCAGCCGGGGCTGGTGGAGTTCGTGCGGGCCGCGGGCGGGCAGCTGACGCGGCAGGCTGTGCGGCGGCTGGCTTTCGGCGCGCGGGACGTGAGCCCGCGGATCGTCGACTTCATGCTGGAAATGCTCGAAGTGACGCCGGTGCTGGGGCTGGTCAACTTCGCCGACACGCTCGGCAGCCACAACCGGTACGCGGCGCTGGCCGGGCTGAAGCACGCGCACGTGCTGGTGGTCGGCGCCGACTCCGACCGGGTGACGCCCTATTCGCACGCCGAGCGGATCGCCGCCGAGCTGCCCGACGCGGAGCTGGTGCGGGTGCGCGGCGCGGGGCACATGGTGCAGCTGGAACAGCCCGAGCTGGTGAACAGCCACCTGATCGATCTTCTGCAACGCTGCGCCGGGGTGGACGGCGCGGATTCCTCACGACGACTGTGGCGGTGGCTGAACCGGTGA
- the tsaE gene encoding tRNA (adenosine(37)-N6)-threonylcarbamoyltransferase complex ATPase subunit type 1 TsaE: protein MNFECTTPEDTIAFGRSLGRELRAGDLVLLAGPLGAGKTTLTRGIAEGLGVSGRVSSPTFVLARVHPGPVPLVHVDAYRLGGDLAQLDDLDLDTDLEASAVVVEWGEGSADRLSADHLVVRLSREEDDVRRIALEPHGNWTTRTPLLPTR, encoded by the coding sequence GTGAATTTCGAGTGCACGACCCCGGAGGACACGATCGCTTTCGGCCGGTCGCTCGGCCGTGAGCTGCGGGCGGGAGACCTGGTACTGCTTGCCGGGCCCCTTGGCGCCGGGAAAACCACGCTGACCAGGGGCATCGCCGAAGGTCTCGGCGTCTCGGGGCGGGTCAGCTCGCCGACGTTCGTGCTGGCGCGGGTGCACCCGGGCCCGGTGCCGCTGGTGCACGTGGACGCGTACCGGCTGGGCGGGGACCTGGCGCAGCTGGACGACCTGGACCTGGACACCGACCTGGAGGCCTCGGCCGTGGTAGTCGAATGGGGTGAAGGCTCCGCCGACCGCCTCTCCGCCGACCACCTCGTCGTCCGGCTTTCGCGGGAAGAAGACGACGTGCGGCGGATCGCACTGGAACCGCACGGCAACTGGACCACCCGCACCCCCCTCCTCCCCACCCGCTGA
- a CDS encoding alpha/beta fold hydrolase, translated as MPLNFDLSLEQLQSYQGTNPRPADFDEFWAKSLAELDVTEPRVEITPAEFSAPFARCEHLEFTGIGGVRVHAKLARPLEDAEGPAVLFFHGYNGRSTPWTELLAYVARGQTAVAMDLRGQGWGAPATGWAVSTQLLLGLEEGADRLHMRHAFLDTVRLARTVMDLPGVDPDRVATTGHSQGGALSLACAALEPRIAQVAAVFPFLSDYQRAWELALGEAPYDEITNWFRKRDPQHQRREEIFTRLGYIDIQHLAPRVRARVDWTVALEDVVCPPSTQYAAYNKLTCAKSMRTYPDFGHEDLPGIEDALYTVLHPL; from the coding sequence ATGCCGCTGAACTTCGACCTGTCGCTGGAGCAGCTCCAGAGCTATCAGGGCACCAATCCCCGCCCGGCCGATTTCGACGAGTTCTGGGCGAAATCGCTCGCCGAGTTGGACGTGACCGAGCCGCGGGTCGAGATCACGCCCGCCGAGTTCTCGGCGCCGTTCGCGCGCTGCGAGCACCTGGAGTTCACCGGCATCGGCGGCGTCCGGGTGCACGCGAAGCTGGCGCGGCCCCTGGAGGACGCCGAGGGCCCGGCTGTGCTCTTCTTCCACGGCTATAACGGCAGGTCAACGCCTTGGACGGAGCTGCTCGCCTATGTCGCGCGCGGGCAGACAGCCGTCGCGATGGACTTGCGCGGGCAGGGCTGGGGCGCGCCCGCCACGGGCTGGGCGGTGAGCACCCAACTGCTCCTGGGCCTCGAAGAAGGCGCCGACCGGCTGCACATGCGACACGCGTTCCTCGACACCGTCCGCCTCGCGCGCACCGTGATGGACCTGCCCGGCGTCGACCCGGACCGGGTGGCGACCACCGGCCACAGCCAGGGCGGGGCGCTGAGCCTGGCCTGCGCGGCGCTCGAACCCCGGATCGCGCAGGTCGCGGCGGTCTTCCCGTTCCTGTCGGACTACCAGCGGGCCTGGGAGCTGGCGCTTGGGGAAGCGCCCTACGACGAGATCACCAACTGGTTCCGCAAGCGTGACCCTCAGCATCAGCGCCGCGAGGAAATCTTCACCCGGCTTGGGTACATCGACATCCAGCACCTCGCTCCGCGTGTGCGGGCGCGGGTGGACTGGACGGTGGCGCTGGAGGACGTCGTGTGCCCGCCGTCGACCCAGTACGCGGCCTACAACAAGCTCACCTGCGCCAAGTCGATGCGCACCTACCCCGACTTCGGCCACGAGGACCTACCGGGCATCGAAGACGCCCTGTACACCGTCCTACACCCCCTCTGA
- a CDS encoding amidase produces the protein MSLVELDAVELAERIRRREVSCTEVMAAYLDQIEQHNPRVNAIVALRDRDELMREAAERDREPYRGWMHGFPLAVKDLSAAAGLPWTFGSPIFADQIAQHDDLFVRRMRDAGAIVIGKTNVPEFGLGSQTYNPVYGQTRNPHDLSRTPGGSSGGAAAAVALRMLPVADGSDYLGSLRNPAAFTNTYGFRPSLGRVPSTSFVAQLDTAGPMGRTVADVAALLSVQAGPDPGAPLAITEDPSVFVPPLPERDFSGTRIAWVGDFDGYLAMEPGVLDVCRGAFAAFEELGCEVVPAVPDFPMDRVWRTVLTWRGWNVAANLGSLYRAPALRSRLKPELVWELEQGLALSAADLGPAALERTRWLEALLRFFEDFDFILAPSAQVFPFSVDVPWPSTVGGRTMDTYHRWMETVAPWSLAGVPVMGMPAGFSPDGLPMGVQLIGPPRADLPVLQLASAHESRSMLLRAKA, from the coding sequence ATGAGCCTGGTCGAACTCGACGCGGTGGAACTGGCCGAGCGGATCCGGCGGCGCGAGGTGTCGTGCACCGAGGTCATGGCGGCCTACCTCGACCAGATCGAGCAGCACAACCCGCGGGTCAACGCCATCGTCGCGCTGCGGGACCGCGACGAACTGATGCGGGAGGCCGCCGAGCGGGACCGGGAGCCGTACCGCGGCTGGATGCACGGGTTCCCGCTGGCGGTGAAGGACCTGTCGGCGGCGGCCGGGCTGCCGTGGACCTTCGGCTCGCCGATCTTCGCCGACCAGATCGCCCAGCACGACGACCTGTTCGTGCGGCGGATGCGGGACGCGGGCGCGATCGTGATCGGCAAGACGAACGTGCCCGAGTTCGGGCTCGGCTCGCAGACCTACAACCCGGTCTACGGGCAGACGCGGAACCCGCACGACCTTTCACGCACGCCGGGCGGCAGCAGCGGGGGTGCCGCGGCGGCGGTCGCGCTGCGGATGCTGCCGGTGGCCGACGGCAGTGACTACCTCGGTTCGCTGCGCAACCCGGCGGCGTTCACGAACACCTACGGGTTCCGGCCGTCGCTGGGCCGGGTGCCGTCGACCTCGTTCGTGGCGCAACTGGACACGGCCGGGCCGATGGGCCGGACGGTGGCCGACGTCGCGGCGCTGCTGTCGGTGCAGGCCGGGCCGGACCCGGGCGCGCCGCTGGCGATCACCGAAGACCCGTCGGTGTTCGTGCCGCCGCTGCCGGAACGCGACTTCAGCGGCACGCGGATCGCGTGGGTCGGCGATTTCGACGGGTACCTGGCGATGGAGCCGGGCGTGCTGGACGTCTGCCGGGGCGCGTTCGCCGCGTTCGAGGAACTGGGCTGCGAGGTCGTGCCCGCGGTGCCGGACTTCCCGATGGACCGGGTGTGGCGGACCGTGCTGACCTGGCGGGGGTGGAACGTCGCGGCGAACCTCGGCTCGCTCTACCGCGCGCCCGCGCTGCGTTCGCGACTGAAGCCGGAGTTGGTGTGGGAGTTGGAGCAGGGGCTGGCGCTGTCGGCGGCCGACCTGGGCCCGGCCGCGCTGGAACGCACGCGATGGCTGGAGGCGCTGCTGCGGTTCTTCGAGGACTTCGACTTCATCCTCGCGCCGAGCGCGCAGGTGTTCCCGTTCTCGGTGGACGTGCCGTGGCCGTCGACCGTGGGCGGGCGCACCATGGACACCTACCACCGGTGGATGGAAACCGTGGCGCCCTGGTCGCTGGCGGGCGTCCCGGTCATGGGCATGCCAGCCGGCTTCAGCCCCGACGGCCTGCCCATGGGCGTCCAGCTCATCGGCCCGCCACGCGCCGACCTACCCGTCCTGCAACTCGCCTCCGCCCACGAATCCCGCTCGATGCTTTTGCGGGCAAAAGCATGA
- a CDS encoding carboxyl transferase domain-containing protein, with translation MPERLSARALIGTLATGFADFDTGSTDYSEVDGPIGWPGYGDAHEAAAKRTGESESVVCGRGRIGDTDAVLIAFEFGFLGGSMGGRTGDRVEAAFVRARESRLPLVFLIATGGSRMQEGMRALSQLQRVARQIALTRAAGLPQIAVLRDPATGGGWATLGAGADITLALSGAQVGFAGSRVRPPGDAHAYTAESQYDSGHIDAVIIPEDLPATLSAWLHLLAGPPAAEVPVPPSLGRQTLPETGWEAVQHARAAQRPRAQSYLDHYFESRQDISGDLCGGRDPGVLCGFGTRNGETIAYAAQAGTPTLPSGFRTAARLVSLADRLGIPILTIVDTLGAANDATAERAGAGPAIAELFLAVAGASVPITSLVIGEGGSGGALAFAAPGRTWMTPDSYFSVTSPEAAASILKRDPSEVPETANRLRLRPQDVVELGVAQGIAPPVEDSP, from the coding sequence GTGCCTGAGCGGCTGTCGGCCCGTGCGCTGATCGGCACGCTCGCCACCGGCTTCGCCGATTTCGACACCGGCTCGACGGACTATTCCGAAGTGGACGGTCCGATCGGCTGGCCGGGTTACGGCGATGCGCACGAAGCCGCCGCGAAACGCACCGGCGAGAGTGAATCCGTGGTGTGCGGGCGTGGCCGGATCGGGGACACCGACGCGGTCCTGATCGCTTTCGAGTTCGGCTTCCTCGGCGGTTCGATGGGCGGGCGGACCGGTGATCGGGTCGAAGCGGCCTTCGTCCGCGCACGGGAATCGCGGCTACCACTGGTTTTTCTGATCGCCACCGGCGGCAGCCGCATGCAGGAAGGCATGCGGGCGCTGTCCCAACTCCAGCGGGTCGCCCGGCAGATCGCGCTGACGCGAGCCGCCGGACTGCCGCAAATAGCCGTACTCCGCGATCCCGCGACCGGCGGCGGCTGGGCGACCTTGGGCGCGGGCGCGGACATCACCCTCGCACTTTCGGGCGCACAGGTCGGTTTCGCCGGTTCGCGGGTACGCCCACCCGGTGACGCGCACGCCTACACCGCCGAATCCCAGTACGACTCAGGCCACATCGACGCCGTCATCATCCCCGAGGACCTACCCGCCACACTCTCCGCTTGGCTGCACCTCCTCGCCGGGCCGCCCGCCGCCGAAGTCCCCGTCCCACCCTCGCTCGGCAGGCAAACCCTGCCGGAAACCGGCTGGGAAGCCGTTCAGCACGCCCGAGCTGCCCAACGCCCGCGTGCACAGTCCTATTTGGATCACTACTTCGAATCCCGGCAGGACATCAGTGGCGACCTGTGCGGCGGCCGTGATCCCGGAGTCCTCTGTGGATTCGGCACGCGGAACGGCGAAACCATCGCCTATGCCGCGCAGGCGGGCACGCCCACCCTCCCGTCCGGGTTCCGCACCGCCGCCAGACTCGTCTCACTGGCCGATCGCCTGGGCATTCCCATCCTGACTATTGTGGACACTCTCGGCGCGGCGAACGATGCCACCGCCGAACGAGCGGGTGCCGGTCCGGCGATCGCGGAGTTGTTCCTCGCGGTGGCCGGTGCGAGCGTGCCGATCACGTCGCTGGTGATCGGCGAAGGCGGATCCGGTGGCGCACTGGCGTTCGCCGCACCCGGCCGGACGTGGATGACACCGGACAGCTACTTCTCGGTCACCTCACCGGAAGCCGCGGCGTCAATCCTCAAACGCGACCCGTCGGAAGTGCCGGAAACCGCGAACCGGCTGCGCCTGCGCCCGCAGGACGTGGTCGAACTCGGTGTCGCGCAAGGCATCGCGCCCCCTGTGGAGGACAGCCCATGA